The genomic stretch ACATACCTTTCTCTTTAGTGCATTGGGATCTTGAGttgtgcttttgcaagtttgagcaTTGTGACCAAATTTGTCACATTTAGTACACCTATAGGATACACCTGGCAATCTCCTCCTCCTTGCACCATCTTCACCACATTCTCTGATCCTTAATTTTTTTGGCCTGCCAGGACCTCTCTTGTACATAGGGGGCATTATTGGCTCAGAGTGTACTTCAGGCCACATTTCTTCACCATTAATTGGGCTTATAGCAAAACTATAGCATATGGCATACTTGTCCCTGTGGTAACAATGGTCTACAAAATCTTCTGGATTTTGTTGTCTAAAACCTAGAGCAGCAATAACATGTCTACATGGGATACCAACCAGCTCCCAGAAATTACAACTACAAGATCTCTTAAAAATGTCAACTATAAACTTCTGACCATTATAGGAATGATTCACCTCAAAAGTCTCATCCATTGCCCAGGTGGGCAGCCAATGTCCACTAAGCATGACCTCTTTATCAAGCCTTTTCCTAGGAATTGGCATTACTTTATGAGGCCATTTTTTCAGCTTTAGGGATGAGGCAGAACACCTATTCATCAAATACTTCTTAATCCACTCGCACATTGTCAAAATAGGTTTGTCTCTAACACTTAAAATGgtagcattaaaagattcagaaaTATTGTTCATCAGAACATCACACTTAGGATAAAAGGAGAAGGCATGCTTACACCAGGCCTTTGGAGGAACACCCATTAACCAGCTCTAGGCATTAGGATCTACCAACTTTAACTCATTCATCTTCTGAAGCCAACCTTGGTAGTATGTGGATTTTGCAGCTTCCATCATGAGATCTCTAATTAGGGCACCTCctccaaatttttttttgaaattagcaTATAAATGCCTTAAGCAAACTCTGTGCTCAATCCTTTCAAACATCTCTTCAAACACTGCAACAAGACCCTGAAATTTTACAACCATTAGCCACACATAAACCATTCATCAAACAATGCAACAAGTAGTTGTAACTTAAATCATTAACACATACATTTTGTTGGTCTGATATAAAGACATATCTGCTACTATGGCCCACATCATTCATCAACAGTTCCAAAAACCATTTCCAGCTTTCTTTTGTTTCAGTCTCAACCACCCCAAAAGCAAGTGGAAAATACTGATCATTAGGGTCCCTCCCTACAGCAATTAGTAACTGACCCCCATACTTGGTTTTCAAGTGGCAGCCATCCACACCAACAAAAGGCCTGCAACCATTTAGAAATCCTTTTTTACATCCTTCAAAGCAGAAATAAAAAGAACCAAATCTTGGTGGGATGGTTGGATTTGGCCTTTCAACAGTTATTGACAATGTGTTCCCGATGTTGGCTCTATGCAATTCTGCAGCATACCTCCTCAATATTGCATACTGTCTGTCTGCATCTCCCTCCAACATCTTCTTGGCTATGAGTTTTGCTTTCCAAGCCCTACACACAGTTATACCTACAGAGTAATTTTGCCTCAGATCTTGTATAATATCAGTGATTCTAACATCCTGTGAGCTTTGCATCTTCTTCAAAACCGCCTTAGCAACCCACCTTGAATTTGCAGATCTGTTGTCtaaaaccctagcacatgtgtgtTTGTCTACTATGGTTTTTATAGCAAAAGTCCTCTTATGGCCCACTTTGGAGCAAAGCATTAAAAACCCACATTTGGCCCTGCACACTACCCTTACCCTATCACTTTCATTTTTGGTAAAAGTTATTTCTCTCCCATTTAATACTGACCATTCACGTATGGCATATCTAAATTCATCTAGGGAGTTGAATTGCATGCCCCACTGAAATTTAAAATCCTTATTTAAATGGTCCTTTCTaaacttttcaaactttttgactTTACCCTTCTCACTATCTGACAAATCTGGATCTGAACTTTCCAACTCATCACTAATATACTCATCCTCCTCACACTTTTTCTCTTTAGGCTCACTAATAAACTCAAAACCTTTTGTAGTCTCCTTCATAGGTAAACCTATATCAATCCCTtcaaaaccatcaagaattgtagTGGCCCTCTCATCTTCACTGTCACCTAAACcttcaacatcatcttcatcacttcctTCCATCTCAACAACCTCATTGACACACCTAGGCGACCTGACTGATGCTACAGAATAATCAACATCATGCTCTATGAAAAGTTCTCCATCTATTCGATTAACATAACTATATGCAGCAAAGTCATAACAATCGTCATCCTTTTTAAGTTGAAAATAATCTTCACATATTTCACGAATTAGAGTCCAGATTCTATAAGTCCCTTCGCGGTACCCCCAACCCATCACCAACCTATGTACACTATCCATTGTAAACTCTTCTAAACGGAGTTCAGAAACTAACGACGACACACCCCCTCTGTAAATCGTATCACCGTTGTTCAGAAGCACAAACTCACCACCATATTGGAATACAGCATTGAACATATCATTTGACTGAAATCATATGAAAACACATTAAAAACCAAGTCTTTAAACCTAATCATCAGGGGAGGTACCATAACCTAACTAAACATACCTGAGTAATGTGAACGGATGTTCCATCTTCTGTTTGCTTCTCTGCATCCTTCTCCTTCTTCGTTTTCCACCCTAGCTTTGTCTTTGACAACTTCTCCGACGGCTTTGACGGTGGCAGCACCTTCTTAGAAGCACGCTTCTTCTTCCCCATTGCAATTTTTTCAGAATGGAAAACCCTAACTTTCTAAGGGGGGATTTGCAATTGGCCCTAATTATAAAATGCAAAGTGCCAGCGTGTCACTCCATGCCACATCAACATGAACATTCTGTCCACGTATGCTAAATTGAGAGAATCTGGCTCCATAAGGTTTTTCATTTTGGAATCTTTTTTTGTTAAGGGGccagaacaaaaaaaaaatttaataggggaaaatcaaatctcgctaaTATTGCAGGGGGGTGGAAGCCATTTAAccctttaaaaaattaattttgatttaattgcaactttaaccctccttttttttttttaattttggtccCTCATTTTAAAATCCgagtttttagttttttttttttttggattttaatcCTCTTTTTAAATTGAGATCAAATTTTAATGATATGACACTGGTAGTGATGATGTGTCATTGTCACATTGACCAAATTAAACTTcacgttatttttttaatttacaattaaattatttatgtttaaaaaatatatcaaataatattaataacttattattgttaaaaataatataaattaatattgtctaatgaaaatattttgaattcttttttatataaattttaaagtgaattaattataaaatttttaaagaattaatgaataataatatacaaaataaaaaatttaatttaatggaATTTGAACTCATAACCTCAAAACTATTGAGTGGCAATTTTGCTCACTAAATTGTATTGTCAATTGGAAAGATTTTTTTGAAGATCTCGTATAATCACGTGTCTATAAAGAGGAAAATTTTTTGTATATCTTATGGGGTGAAAAAACCTCTGAAAATCTCAAAATATCTtacggagatacatctctgaagaCACTCCTAACCCCAAAATATGCTTCGGATGCATCTTCGAACGCACCCTAAATCAAATTTCAAGgtgtttcagaaatgcatctccgaaaatactctGTTTACACTTGAACGTTAAATTTATTTTCCTCATTTCATTCTCCTCATTTCATACTCTATTGTATGAACTATTTCATTCTCCTCATTTCACCCCATAACCAAAACCCTCCAAAAAACTTCATTCATTCTCAATCTATTTTTCGTCTTCAAACCAAGTTTCAAGTGTTTTATCATGTCAAAGAGAGCATAAAAAGCTGCAATTTAAGGTGaactttttcatttcatttctcaTTTCCTTGCATTGGAGCTGATTTGTGGATGAAAAAATTGTGTCTCTTCGtaaatgtacttccgaaacccACCTAAAttatttcgaaagtgcattttcgaaattgTTTGTTAGAGAAACAAAATTCTTAACAGATTTTATGTTCTTGCCCATTTTAGATATGGTGCACTCTGACATGTTTCTCAAATCTATTTCAGACAAGGTGAATGATGATGCAAAGCCGGATGAGGTAAAGGACGATGTTAAAACGATAACTCTCGAGATAGATGTTcagcaacaatttacaaatgattaaattTTCAATGCTCGTCAACATATGCTTGAATGCGTCCGAATGGAAGCTAGCAAACTCGGGTTTGGTGTTGTGATTGAAAGGTCCGACAATGACATTAGTAGAAGGCAAGCATTTGTAACGATGAGATGCGAGAGAGGTGCGAAGCCGCCACTTCTATTTAGGTTCTCCGAGGACGCGCCTCTTACCGAGGTGATTACCATACTCAATTCTCTCCTGCAATATCTAGAAAATCGAAAGGTAGTCAAGCTCGAGTATCATTCACCATCATTTGACACTGAAGGAAATGAACAATTCACCTAGTTTGCACTGAAGACGAATGACGATTTAAAGGTTATGTGGAGTACTTTTCACCGATACTCTACAAAGGATCTGATTGAAGTGGATACGGAGATTCAGAGATCAGGAGAAGATGTTATCAAATTGTTGCAACGTCCTCATTTATCCGTTTATAACAACatgtaatgttaaatttatgttTCAATATTTATGTAATTTCGACTATCTATGTTAAATTTATGTTAAACTTCTCTGATTTTATGGTTTTTAGGTTTTGTTTTCTTGAAATCATTATTTCGGATATGTACTTCTGAAATCCACCAATGGGTGAATccgaaaatacatctccgaaaacgcccCTAAAAAATGAAATGTGGTGTGTTCAGAGACGCATCTCTGAATTCAAGGAGTAAAACTGGAATTTCGCCAGAGGCCCCTAAAAAAGTTAAGGGGTGTAAAAAAATTCCCTATAAAGATTTTACCTAATAGTTATCCTATTTCAAAGTACTTGCCACAAAAAATTAATAACCTTTGAGAGTGTCCAACTATTTCACACTAAAGGATAGAAGGATCAACTTCCGTGTTGAAGGTTTTCTCATAACAGTAGTTTTGGTCAAAAAAAGTCATGTAGATTAACCTAACTAATAGACAACCCCAGATTAACCTAACTAATAGACAACCCCGATATCATAACACTAACATCAAGAGTCCACTTTCTTTAACAGAAAGACACTACCAATCTCAATCATCAAATCATTTAAAATGTTGGTTtaccgcaaaaaaaaaaaaaaaaaaaaaccttctcCTCCATACTCAACTCCATCTTCCTATTGAAATTAAAGAGTTAATAtaatttagaacaatttttttacaaaatgatTTCTAATATGGGGAGGAAATAGTAATTTACAAAATCAACCCTAAAATACCCAAAATTATATTACCACATTATTCTTTTTTAAATATTCCCAACTAATATGCACAAATCTGTCTAATCATTACAAATAGGTTGGTACTAGTACATGAGAATAATTGTACAAACCCTAAAGTCCAAAAAAGAATCAAACTCATCCAAAAACCCTATTCATAGTCATAGATGGTCCACTCAATAATACAAGTTATGATAATCTCATCTATGGAACCATATATAAGGACACTAACATGTCTCAATCTACCACCAAGGCTGCATGCTGCATTCCAACATATATTACTTTAAAGTACAATACTATTCCAAATGCATGCTTGCTTAACTTTTAGTTACAAAGAGAGTGAAAATTTTAACATGTAAAAGTGTGGTAATGAAATGTTTGATTGAATGAGGCAATGGAGTGGTCCACAAATGATACTATTTTTGGATCCCTTTCATTTTTTATTCACAAAAGATTAATGCTTTGGACTATCTTAGATAGTGCTATCATCATATTTACATACCCAAACAAAAGAGTGGGTAGAAGTAATATAAGATACTCTCAAAAATCATAATCAAATATGTACTTCAAATTTTTCAAAATTGGTCTCTTTTCTTCAAAACAATTTTATCATCCCTCATTCAGGGTTACATAAACTCGGAGCCGTCTCTGAGGAAGTACAAAATAGGTTACATCACATGACCTCAAACTTATCACAGTAAAATCATGCTTCAAAATATACATCTCTCTCCATCAAGAGAAAATTAACATAAGGAATTGTTTGGAAGAAGACTTGGAAATGAAGATTTATATATAAGGAATTGTTTGGAAGAAGATTTGGAAATAAAGAATTATCTGCACATTTCCAATGTCTTGTAATCATTGTACACAACAAATAACTATAATATATTATAACCTAAAGACAGTTTCCTAATGAAATGAACCCTGTATAACAAAGCAATCTCATGAACTAAACCTAGGATTCACCATCATCTTGATATCAAAATCAAAAAAGGTGAAGGTAAATATTTGTTCTAACAAAAATTTAACAaactataaagaaaaaaaatgaactgTCCTACCACTTGTGTTCTCAACACCAAACTATATATTGATGAGCCTGTGACCCTTTTATCTTCATTATTCTCCAATGTCCATTGACGAATCTTTGATGCACCGGCCACAATGCAAGATCCATACTAGTATATTCTCTCATCAACCAAAATTAGAGGACGCGTTTCTATGTAACAAAGACTCTGAACGTCGTGTAAGGTCCATGTCAGAACAGATACCGTGTCTGTGAAAACAACGGTTGGGGATGACATTGAATCCACCCACCGTATGTTCTGATCATTTTGTCCTCTCAACCAATTCTTCTACTTGCCGCCTTGTTGAAATTCTTCTCGAAGAAAATCTCAAGCTGCAAAAATTTTAGATGAAACCTGTATATTTTTACTCGTCCGTTTCGTAGTAGTATCCATTGATGTAACATTTGTACCGTCGTGCTTCTGCTTCTTCTCGTTGGTAGACTATGAGTCCATAATATTACAGTTCCTAATAAAATCATTTGAATAATTGACATACTTGTTCCAAAATGGTCTAAGATGTTCAAACCCGATTTCTAACCAAGGTTTTGATTGGCCGTTGTAATGAATAACAGCGGCCATTTTCACTTCGTCAACGCTGGTGTTGTTCTGATAACCTAAACCAAGCATGTGCCAAGAGGGGTCGATTGGATACACGTGACCTCGAAATGCAATCAAGGCTGGAGGTAGGGTTCCGAGCTTCCACATCGTCATGTTCGACCTCAGATTCTGCAATATATAACAAAAACTGTCAATTTTCAATAAACTAAAGTTAGCGTATGTTCTCCCACTACATATGTAGAACTGACACTTCAGATTGAACGTGTGTCTGGTGTCTAAAACCGACATGACACATGTACTTATGTTCAATCACttccaattttttaaattattattggatttgaagATATGAGGATTTCATACCTCTTTCAGCCAGGAATGATATGTCTCTCTAATATTTGACATTCTCCACGTACGAAGATCGAAGACATTCATTCCGTAAGCCCAAGCACACTCATCAGGATCCAGATGCCCGGCAATGAGGGGATGGGAAAAATTGAAGTAGTTCTTTAAATGTTTCGACATTACCCAATCATCTTCACCTCTGCAAGTTTCCACGGCTCCGTTAACTTTTCCATTCATATCAATTTCCCAAAGTGGAGACAAATCACGCTGAACCACAACATCGTCGTCCAAAAAAACCACCTTGTCGAGGTTTGGAAAAAGCTGCTCAACACACAAGACAATCAAAATCAGCACAGATAAGATTCGGaaaattactttattttattacTCAAGGAGAAAATATTAACATACCTCGGGTATGTATATGCGGATATGGTTGAGTAAAGATATGTACTTTGGACTTCTCGCCTGCAATTTTGACGCGAATTTACGTGGATTGGTACCACTGAGATTGGCTCCCAATAGATGATTCCCGTGATAGTAATCCCTAACTCCGTTTTGACTTTCTACGGCTTCAAGTACCGGAACATTTTCTCTCGTTAACCAGTCGAACTGGTGAATGCCTTTGACTTCAACTATAGCAGGCGAGGGAGGATTTAGTGCAAACCACGAGTGCATACCGGCGTAAGTTTTTTTGTCGGTGATGACGTGGAAGACTATCTTTTCAGGTTTCTGAGATGACTGAACGGTAGAGGCAACAACTACTGAAGCAGCCAAGATGTTATCGGTTGACAAAATAAAATGGTGGTAAGAGTTGTCGGAGAGCATAGGTAGTAACTCCGGTGGAGGCAATTGTTTGCGAGCATGCGCATTCGACGAATATTCATCGGTTAAACGCAAAGAGAGACAATTAATCCCTTTAGGGATCGAACTAGCTGCAAAGTGTTTATTCATCAGCTCGGCAAATTTAGATTCTCTGATTTCTTTATCAAATTTCTCCATCTGTCCAACGAAGCATAGCATTGTAACAAACATCAATCAGTATAATCATCATTTGCTAGCACTATAATACAAGAACTTAAAATTCGGTTACGATAAATGTGAGTAAGTGCGTGTTTGTTTCTTCGGTggcaaaaaattgattttgtaaaattGATTTCAGTTAAAATGATTTACGTTTGAATACGTTCACGTCACGTGAAAGAGGGTTGAACAATAAAGTTGATTGCAAAAATGCGATAGTTAACACGTAAACATAAAATGAAACTTACCATTCCCTTTAACATTAAAGCGAATGTTTTTGCATCATATTGATTATCCTTCATATTAGAAACCATTTGATCAAATGAATCTGGAAGCTTTAAACTAGACGGAACTTCCCCGGTCTTCACTTCGTTCAGTATGTTGTAAAAATCTTTAACTAATCTCTGTTGCACCATTATCATCATAACAAGAAGCATTCAGATTAAATTGTTCAACCAAAAATTTCTGAGATATGATTATCTATTCTGAAAGCTATTATAAGTAAAAGTAAGTTTACCGCTGAATTGTCAGTCCTGCCAAGAAATCTTGGTCCTAACCGTCTACCTAAACAATCTGGAGACAAAAAACCAACAAACCGATAAAGGATCAGAAATAAACAAAAGACATGATGTTAACCATAAAAATTAACTTTCGGAAACAAATAGAAACACACGAGGCGGCATTTCGGAATAATAGAAATCAATAAATCAAAACTCATGTTGACAACAGACAACATCAGAATCAAAGTCGTCTTAACTTTTTGGAGTTTCTGTGTATGTTAGTCACGATTCAACCGTAAAAAAACAACTAGAGGCCCTATTTAACCACGATTTAACaatgataaatattttatgagaccCTATTTAG from Vicia villosa cultivar HV-30 ecotype Madison, WI linkage group LG4, Vvil1.0, whole genome shotgun sequence encodes the following:
- the LOC131596812 gene encoding uncharacterized protein LOC131596812, with product MGKKKRASKKVLPPSKPSEKLSKTKLGWKTKKEKDAEKQTEDGTSVHITQSNDMFNAVFQYGGEFVLLNNGDTIYRGGVSSLVSELRLEEFTMDSVHRLVMGWGYREGTYRIWTLIREICEDYFQLKKDDDCYDFAAYSYVNRIDGELFIEHDVDYSVASVRSPRCVNEVVEMEGSDEDDVEGLGDSEDERATTILDGFEGIDIGLPMKETTKGFEFISEPKEKKCEEDEYISDELESSDPDLSDSEKGKVKKFEKFRKDHLNKDFKFQWGMQFNSLDEFRYAIREWSVLNGREITFTKNESDRVRVVCRAKCGFLMLCSKVGHKRTFAIKTIVDKHTCARVLDNRSANSRWVAKAVLKKMQSSQDVRITDIIQDLRQNYSVGITVCRAWKAKLIAKKMLEGDADRQYAILRRYAAELHRANIGNTLSITVERPNPTIPPRFGSFYFCFEGCKKGFLNGCRPFVGVDGCHLKTKYGGQLLIAVGRDPNDQYFPLAFGVVETETKESWKWFLELLMNDVGHSSRYVFISDQQNGLVAVFEEMFERIEHRVCLRHLYANFKKKFGGGALIRDLMMEAAKSTYYQGWLQKMNELKLVDPNA
- the LOC131594570 gene encoding probable galacturonosyltransferase 14 produces the protein MQLHFSPSMRSITISSNNGFIDLMKIKVAACHISYRTLFHTILILAFLLPFVFILTALVTLEGVNKCSSLDCLGRRLGPRFLGRTDNSARLVKDFYNILNEVKTGEVPSSLKLPDSFDQMVSNMKDNQYDAKTFALMLKGMMEKFDKEIRESKFAELMNKHFAASSIPKGINCLSLRLTDEYSSNAHARKQLPPPELLPMLSDNSYHHFILSTDNILAASVVVASTVQSSQKPEKIVFHVITDKKTYAGMHSWFALNPPSPAIVEVKGIHQFDWLTRENVPVLEAVESQNGVRDYYHGNHLLGANLSGTNPRKFASKLQARSPKYISLLNHIRIYIPELFPNLDKVVFLDDDVVVQRDLSPLWEIDMNGKVNGAVETCRGEDDWVMSKHLKNYFNFSHPLIAGHLDPDECAWAYGMNVFDLRTWRMSNIRETYHSWLKENLRSNMTMWKLGTLPPALIAFRGHVYPIDPSWHMLGLGYQNNTSVDEVKMAAVIHYNGQSKPWLEIGFEHLRPFWNKYVNYSNDFIRNCNIMDS